A single Agrococcus sp. ARC_14 DNA region contains:
- a CDS encoding SDR family oxidoreductase, whose translation MTASKRFEGLVAVVTGAAGGLGAASAQRLAAEGARIIAVDRDERIVEAAAQLPGEAIGVVADITDEAAVDAYMAAGLEVFGRIDRFHLNAGIFGSFASIPDLGVDDFEQVMRVNVTGQFLGLRAAFRHYREQAAAGTFAGGAIAVTASIAGHRGSADLLPYQTSKHAVVGLVHGAAVYGGPLGIRVNGVAPGIVPTQLFAAAASQKGGGNDMVQRASTTPLRRAGGADEIAGAVAFLLSDDSSYTTGEIVSADGGASIVNTVRPAGGAGAWDPSPVDAPLYADWQGFGSPGFGTQGSDTEGITTQEAARG comes from the coding sequence ATGACCGCATCGAAGAGGTTCGAGGGACTCGTCGCCGTCGTCACCGGCGCCGCGGGCGGCCTCGGCGCCGCCTCCGCGCAGCGTCTCGCCGCCGAGGGCGCGCGCATCATCGCCGTCGACCGCGACGAGCGCATCGTCGAGGCGGCCGCGCAGCTGCCCGGTGAGGCGATCGGCGTCGTCGCCGACATCACCGACGAGGCCGCGGTCGACGCGTACATGGCGGCAGGGCTCGAGGTCTTCGGGCGCATCGACCGCTTCCACCTCAACGCCGGAATCTTCGGCTCGTTCGCGTCGATCCCCGACCTCGGCGTGGACGACTTCGAGCAGGTGATGCGGGTGAACGTGACCGGCCAGTTCTTGGGTCTGCGCGCCGCGTTCCGCCACTACCGCGAGCAGGCGGCGGCCGGCACCTTCGCGGGGGGCGCGATCGCCGTCACCGCCTCGATCGCGGGGCACCGCGGCTCGGCCGACCTGCTGCCCTACCAGACCTCGAAGCACGCGGTCGTGGGCCTCGTGCACGGCGCCGCGGTCTACGGCGGTCCGCTCGGCATCCGTGTGAACGGCGTCGCGCCGGGCATCGTGCCCACGCAGCTCTTCGCCGCGGCCGCGAGCCAGAAGGGCGGCGGGAACGACATGGTGCAGCGCGCCTCGACGACCCCGCTGCGCCGCGCGGGCGGTGCGGACGAGATCGCCGGCGCCGTCGCGTTCCTGCTCTCCGATGACAGCTCGTACACGACCGGCGAGATCGTCTCGGCCGACGGCGGGGCCTCGATCGTGAACACGGTGCGACCCGCAGGCGGTGCCGGTGCGTGGGATCCGAGCCCCGTCGACGCACCGCTCTATGCCGACTGGCAGGGCTTCGGCTCGCCCGGCTTCGGCACGCAGGGCAGCGACACTGAGGGCATCACCACGCAGGAGGCCGCTCGTGGCTGA
- a CDS encoding NAD(P)-dependent oxidoreductase, with product MAETRIGFIGLGNMGGRMARCITGAGDALLGFDPRAAAIDEAGAIPAETAAAVVAGSDVVLLSLPDSKVVEAVVNGDPAFLASVREGQLIVDLSTAAPESTRRIAADLAARGATYLDAGISGGAAAAERGTLTLMVGGDADALERVRPVLDRFSAQVFLCGASGAGHTVKLLNNFLNASALSATAEVMVAAKKADLDLATVLDVLNASSGVNFATLNRFPKIITGDYLKGGLTNSLMLKDVTLYLELLAELGVPSLNAPGPVAAFGLARALGYADEISNTVVDAIGDVSGGVRLHDQEDRA from the coding sequence GTGGCTGAGACTCGGATCGGCTTCATCGGCCTCGGCAACATGGGCGGGCGCATGGCCCGCTGCATCACCGGTGCGGGCGATGCGCTGCTCGGGTTCGACCCGCGCGCCGCCGCGATCGACGAGGCGGGCGCCATCCCGGCCGAGACTGCAGCCGCGGTCGTCGCCGGCAGCGACGTCGTGCTGCTCTCGCTGCCCGACTCGAAGGTCGTCGAGGCGGTCGTCAACGGCGACCCTGCGTTCCTGGCGTCGGTGCGCGAAGGCCAGCTGATCGTCGACCTCTCGACCGCCGCCCCCGAGTCGACCCGGCGCATCGCTGCCGACCTCGCGGCGCGCGGCGCGACCTACCTCGACGCCGGCATCTCGGGCGGCGCGGCCGCCGCCGAGCGGGGCACGCTGACGCTCATGGTCGGCGGGGACGCCGACGCGCTCGAGCGCGTGCGGCCGGTGCTGGATCGCTTCTCGGCGCAGGTGTTCCTGTGCGGTGCCTCCGGTGCCGGGCACACGGTGAAGCTGCTCAACAACTTCCTCAACGCATCCGCCCTCTCCGCCACGGCAGAGGTGATGGTGGCTGCGAAGAAGGCCGATCTCGACCTCGCCACCGTGCTCGACGTGCTGAACGCCTCCTCGGGCGTGAACTTCGCGACCCTCAACCGGTTCCCGAAGATCATCACCGGCGACTACCTCAAGGGCGGCCTCACGAACTCGCTCATGCTCAAGGACGTCACGCTCTACCTCGAGCTGCTTGCCGAGCTGGGCGTGCCGAGCCTCAACGCGCCCGGCCCCGTGGCCGCCTTCGGGCTCGCCAGGGCGCTCGGCTACGCCGACGAGATCTCGAACACCGTCGTCGACGCGATCGGCGACGTCTCCGGAGGCGTGCGCCTCCACGACCAGGAGGACCGCGCATGA
- a CDS encoding cupin domain-containing protein encodes MKIKHPRDYDGTSGKPGSQFTGDVHPFVTMAQTDGVTINTVDFTPGARTFWHHHERGQILQVLAGRGLVCAEGEVHVIRAGDTVWCPPGERHWHGAAPDSYLVHTAISLGETVWAEAVTDAEYAQQPIDGEDATDVR; translated from the coding sequence ATGAAGATCAAGCACCCCCGCGACTACGACGGCACGAGCGGCAAGCCCGGCTCGCAGTTCACCGGCGACGTGCACCCCTTCGTCACGATGGCGCAGACCGACGGCGTCACCATCAACACCGTCGACTTCACGCCCGGCGCCCGCACCTTCTGGCACCACCACGAGCGCGGCCAGATCCTGCAGGTGCTCGCGGGCCGCGGCCTCGTGTGCGCCGAGGGCGAGGTGCACGTGATCCGCGCCGGCGACACCGTCTGGTGCCCGCCCGGCGAGCGCCACTGGCACGGCGCCGCCCCCGATTCGTATCTCGTGCACACCGCCATCTCGCTCGGCGAGACGGTGTGGGCCGAGGCCGTGACCGACGCGGAATACGCACAGCAGCCCATCGATGGAGAGGACGCGACCGATGTTCGCTGA
- a CDS encoding carboxymuconolactone decarboxylase family protein, with protein MFAEGTHQETYDEGLAIRKEVLGSEHVERSLAKVSPFSQPIQDYVTEFCWGGIWSRGGLERAERSLVNIGILTALNRSHELGVHIRGAVRNGVTVHQIQEVLLQTAMYVGAPAALESFRIAEKVLRDELGDAAVDELHEGAGQP; from the coding sequence ATGTTCGCTGAGGGAACGCACCAGGAGACCTACGACGAGGGCCTCGCCATCCGCAAGGAGGTGCTCGGCAGCGAGCACGTCGAGCGGTCGCTGGCGAAGGTGAGCCCGTTCTCCCAGCCCATCCAGGATTACGTGACCGAGTTCTGCTGGGGCGGCATCTGGTCGCGCGGCGGGCTCGAGCGCGCCGAGCGCAGCCTCGTGAACATCGGCATCCTCACCGCCCTCAACCGCTCGCACGAGCTGGGCGTGCACATCCGCGGCGCCGTGCGCAACGGCGTGACGGTGCACCAGATCCAGGAGGTGCTGCTGCAGACCGCGATGTACGTGGGCGCGCCCGCAGCGCTCGAGTCGTTCCGCATCGCCGAGAAGGTGCTGCGCGATGAGCTCGGTGATGCGGCGGTCGACGAGCTGCACGAAGGGGCCGGGCAGCCGTGA
- a CDS encoding NAD(P)-dependent oxidoreductase, producing the protein MSPNVALIGLGNMGTPMSRRLVDAGSSVRGFDLVPEARERLRDGGGTPAETAPEAAREATAVILMLPSSDVVDAVVEELLEADAIGEGTLLVDMSSSEPTRTQALATRVADAGVAFADAPVSGGVRGAERGSLTIMLGAREADRERSHELLAPLGRVVDCGDVGAGHALKALNNLLSATHLWATSEAIEAGRRFGLDPEVMLSVFNGSSGKSGSTENKWPNFVLPGSFDSGFGLRLMLKDMRIATGLAEQVGLPSRLGEDAVELWAEAASGLAPDADHTRVAEWIAARAADGQGGQVRDE; encoded by the coding sequence GTGAGCCCCAACGTCGCCCTCATCGGGCTCGGCAACATGGGCACGCCGATGTCGCGCCGGCTCGTCGACGCGGGCAGCTCGGTGCGCGGCTTCGATCTGGTGCCGGAGGCGCGCGAGCGGCTGCGCGACGGCGGCGGCACTCCCGCCGAGACCGCACCGGAGGCCGCGCGCGAGGCGACCGCCGTCATCCTCATGCTCCCCAGCTCCGACGTGGTGGATGCAGTGGTCGAGGAGCTGCTCGAGGCCGACGCGATCGGCGAGGGCACGCTGCTGGTCGACATGTCGTCGTCGGAGCCCACCCGCACGCAGGCGCTCGCGACCAGGGTGGCGGATGCGGGGGTCGCCTTCGCCGACGCCCCCGTCTCGGGCGGGGTGCGAGGTGCAGAGCGCGGCTCGCTCACCATCATGCTGGGCGCCCGCGAGGCCGACCGCGAACGCTCGCACGAGCTGCTCGCGCCACTCGGCCGCGTGGTCGACTGCGGCGACGTCGGCGCCGGGCACGCGCTCAAGGCGCTCAACAACCTGCTCTCGGCCACGCACCTGTGGGCGACGAGCGAGGCCATCGAGGCAGGCAGGCGCTTCGGGCTCGACCCGGAGGTGATGCTCTCGGTCTTCAACGGCTCGAGCGGCAAGTCGGGCTCCACCGAGAACAAGTGGCCGAACTTCGTGCTGCCGGGCAGCTTCGACTCGGGCTTCGGGCTGCGGCTGATGCTGAAGGACATGCGCATCGCCACCGGGCTCGCCGAGCAGGTGGGGCTGCCCTCGAGGCTGGGCGAGGACGCCGTCGAGCTGTGGGCGGAGGCGGCCAGCGGGCTCGCACCGGACGCCGACCACACGCGCGTGGCCGAGTGGATCGCCGCCCGCGCCGCCGACGGACAGGGAGGGCAGGTGCGCGATGAGTAG
- a CDS encoding GntR family transcriptional regulator codes for MTETAAQRWGGTPIGRIAAPVKEQVVTAIRDAILDFKLRPGDRLVEREIIESMEVSRATVREAISVLASEGLVTIVPQKGAHVTAPSLEDAEDLYEVRASLESLVVRRFIDRATDEDVARLVGTVDRMAERLDVPPTIIDFLKAKDEFYDVLLAGARSSSLTQLLGSIQARVRLLRVTSLSTADRLPHVVREMREIVEAIEGRNPDRAARLMAEHIHMASRLALSALRAQA; via the coding sequence GTGACGGAGACGGCAGCGCAGCGCTGGGGTGGCACCCCCATCGGCCGCATCGCCGCGCCCGTCAAGGAGCAGGTGGTCACGGCCATCCGCGACGCCATCCTCGACTTCAAGCTGCGCCCCGGCGACCGGCTGGTGGAGCGCGAGATCATCGAGTCGATGGAGGTCTCCCGCGCCACCGTGCGCGAGGCGATCAGCGTGCTGGCCAGCGAGGGCCTCGTGACGATCGTGCCGCAGAAGGGCGCGCACGTGACGGCGCCGTCGCTCGAGGACGCCGAGGATCTCTATGAGGTGCGCGCGTCGCTCGAGTCGCTCGTGGTGCGGCGCTTCATCGACCGCGCCACCGACGAGGATGTCGCGCGGCTCGTGGGCACCGTCGACCGGATGGCGGAGCGGCTCGACGTGCCGCCGACCATCATCGACTTCCTGAAGGCGAAGGACGAGTTCTACGACGTGCTGCTCGCCGGCGCCCGCTCGTCATCGCTCACGCAGCTGCTCGGCAGCATCCAGGCGCGCGTGCGGCTGCTGCGCGTCACCTCCCTCTCGACCGCCGACCGCCTCCCGCACGTCGTGCGCGAGATGCGGGAGATCGTCGAGGCGATCGAGGGCCGCAACCCCGATCGCGCGGCTCGGCTGATGGCCGAGCACATCCACATGGCATCGCGCCTGGCGCTCAGCGCCCTGCGCGCCCAGGCCTAG
- a CDS encoding carboxymuconolactone decarboxylase family protein has translation MDLTTRQQQSKEAFIEQRGAGAWSPLWESIATIDPEFLDAYRELSMVPWRKTHLDAKTKELIYVAVDANATHMYLPGVRQHIQAAFRQGATVQEIMEVIECASTLGIHAMNIGVPILVEVLEEQGLRTGPAELDAHQQALKDDFTATRGYWHDFWNEILELDPEMFEAYTAFSSVPWRTGTLEPKVKEFVYIAFDTAATHLYKPGLKLHIENAIGYGATVGEILEVMEIASVIGIHAATSAVPILVEEAEAAGKPLS, from the coding sequence ATGGATCTCACCACCCGCCAGCAGCAGTCGAAGGAAGCCTTCATCGAGCAGCGCGGCGCAGGCGCATGGAGTCCGCTCTGGGAGTCGATCGCCACGATCGACCCGGAGTTCCTCGATGCCTACCGCGAGCTGTCGATGGTGCCGTGGCGCAAGACGCACCTCGACGCCAAGACGAAGGAGCTCATCTACGTCGCCGTGGATGCGAACGCGACGCACATGTACCTGCCCGGGGTGCGCCAGCACATCCAGGCCGCCTTCCGACAGGGCGCGACGGTGCAGGAGATCATGGAGGTGATCGAGTGCGCGTCGACGCTCGGCATCCACGCGATGAACATCGGCGTGCCGATCCTGGTCGAGGTGCTCGAGGAGCAGGGTCTGCGCACCGGACCTGCGGAGCTCGACGCGCACCAGCAGGCGCTGAAGGACGACTTCACCGCCACTCGCGGCTACTGGCACGACTTCTGGAACGAGATCCTCGAGCTCGACCCTGAGATGTTCGAGGCGTACACGGCGTTCTCGAGCGTGCCGTGGCGCACGGGCACGCTGGAGCCGAAGGTGAAGGAGTTCGTCTACATCGCCTTCGACACTGCCGCGACGCACCTCTACAAGCCGGGGCTCAAGCTGCACATCGAGAACGCGATCGGCTACGGCGCGACCGTGGGCGAGATCCTCGAGGTGATGGAGATCGCGAGCGTCATCGGCATCCACGCTGCGACCAGCGCGGTGCCGATCCTGGTCGAGGAGGCCGAGGCGGCGGGGAAGCCGCTCAGCTGA
- a CDS encoding GntR family transcriptional regulator: MDEVADGAVDPSSGSPLHAQLSELLRSGIANGSLPPGSQLPTEATLQEKFGISRSVVRQAMAALAADGLVLRGRGRGSVVAPHHEHHRQVQRMTGLSAQLSPVAGPVATEVLSLSDVGDARAEQALGTSELVSLRRRRFAEGEAIAIIQTWLPRALAAALTADDLTDASLHRLLADRFGVPVTAGHRQIRAVPASEQLADELALSPGAPLLLLEGTSVDDQGNPVEYFSTWHRADRVVFDIDARAGETVASNPALANRVEALAQELQALSSQLAVGRGTTLS, encoded by the coding sequence ATGGACGAGGTTGCTGACGGAGCGGTCGATCCGTCGAGCGGATCGCCTCTCCATGCCCAGCTGAGCGAGCTGCTCCGCTCGGGCATCGCGAACGGCTCCCTGCCGCCCGGCTCGCAGCTCCCGACCGAAGCCACGCTGCAGGAGAAGTTCGGCATCTCGCGCTCCGTGGTGCGACAGGCGATGGCGGCACTCGCGGCCGATGGGCTCGTGCTGCGTGGCAGGGGGCGCGGGAGTGTGGTCGCGCCCCATCACGAGCATCACCGCCAGGTGCAGCGGATGACCGGGCTCTCGGCGCAGCTGTCGCCCGTCGCGGGCCCGGTCGCCACCGAGGTCCTGTCGCTCTCGGATGTCGGCGATGCGCGGGCTGAGCAGGCGCTGGGCACGTCGGAGCTCGTGTCGCTCCGGCGTCGACGCTTCGCCGAGGGCGAGGCGATCGCCATCATCCAGACCTGGCTGCCCCGGGCGCTCGCAGCGGCGTTGACCGCCGACGATCTGACCGACGCATCGCTGCACAGGCTCCTCGCCGATCGTTTCGGGGTACCCGTCACCGCCGGCCACCGACAGATCCGGGCAGTCCCCGCGTCGGAGCAGCTCGCCGACGAGCTCGCACTGTCTCCGGGCGCACCGCTGCTGCTGCTGGAGGGCACCAGCGTCGACGATCAGGGGAACCCGGTCGAGTACTTCTCCACCTGGCACCGCGCTGATCGCGTGGTGTTCGACATCGACGCGCGTGCAGGCGAGACGGTCGCATCGAACCCGGCCCTCGCGAACCGTGTCGAAGCGCTCGCGCAGGAGCTCCAAGCGCTCTCGAGTCAGCTGGCCGTGGGGCGCGGGACCACGCTCAGCTGA
- the pdxA gene encoding 4-hydroxythreonine-4-phosphate dehydrogenase PdxA — protein MTLPRLALTLGDVAGIGPEITAKSLLGHDELRARCIPVVIGDEAAMRRGVADVGGDPDVVRVIASVADATNTPGTIELIQVGPSLEAVEQGVLSAEAGDGAYRFVVEACRLARDGEIDGIVTAPLNKAAMHAGGHSFPGHTELLAHEFGVKNYSLVLSAGELYFFHLTTHVSMRQAIEDITFERTLSVLRLAGAFARSMGKPNERIGLAGLNPHAGENRIFGDEDADILQPAVEAARDEGLNAVGPLPGDALIPAAVRGQYNLAVVCYHDQGHAPFKAVYGDDGVNITVGLPVVRVSVDHGTAFDIAGKGIAREASLVLSLERAATLAPGWEHVWRAAQESPNPTA, from the coding sequence ATGACCCTTCCCAGACTCGCCCTCACCCTCGGTGACGTCGCCGGCATCGGCCCGGAGATCACCGCCAAGTCGCTGCTCGGCCACGACGAGCTGCGCGCACGCTGCATCCCGGTCGTCATCGGCGACGAGGCAGCGATGCGCCGAGGGGTCGCCGATGTCGGCGGAGACCCGGATGTGGTGCGGGTCATCGCGTCGGTCGCCGACGCCACGAACACCCCCGGCACGATCGAGCTGATCCAGGTCGGCCCGTCGCTCGAGGCCGTGGAGCAGGGCGTGCTGAGCGCCGAGGCAGGCGACGGCGCGTACCGCTTCGTCGTGGAAGCATGCCGACTCGCCCGCGACGGCGAGATCGACGGCATCGTGACGGCCCCGCTCAACAAGGCGGCGATGCATGCGGGCGGCCACAGCTTCCCCGGCCACACCGAGCTGCTCGCCCATGAGTTCGGCGTCAAGAACTACTCGCTCGTGCTCTCGGCTGGCGAGCTCTACTTCTTCCACCTCACGACCCATGTGTCGATGCGCCAGGCGATCGAGGACATCACGTTCGAGCGCACGCTCAGCGTGCTGCGGCTCGCCGGCGCCTTCGCGCGATCGATGGGCAAGCCGAACGAGCGGATCGGCCTCGCGGGCCTCAACCCGCACGCCGGCGAGAATCGCATCTTCGGCGATGAGGATGCCGACATCCTGCAGCCCGCTGTCGAAGCGGCGCGGGACGAGGGCCTGAACGCGGTCGGTCCGCTGCCCGGTGACGCGCTCATCCCGGCAGCGGTGCGCGGCCAGTACAACCTCGCGGTGGTCTGCTACCACGACCAGGGCCACGCTCCCTTCAAGGCCGTCTACGGCGACGACGGCGTGAACATCACGGTGGGCCTGCCCGTCGTGCGGGTCTCCGTCGACCACGGCACGGCATTCGACATCGCAGGCAAGGGCATCGCGCGCGAAGCGAGCCTGGTGCTGTCGCTGGAGCGCGCTGCGACGCTCGCTCCCGGCTGGGAGCACGTCTGGCGTGCGGCCCAGGAGTCGCCGAATCCGACTGCCTGA
- a CDS encoding four-carbon acid sugar kinase family protein: MPQLSTASTAAPVGIVADDLTGATDSAVQFARDGWQARLALTAASRVAIDPGSVAAVVTDARAQDAADARASTAQAVTALRDGGAQRLFVKIDSTMRGSVSAQARGAIEAWSVEHPGAFAIVCSAYPAMGRTVEHGRLLVHGEGVHTTAVGTDPVTPVSTSDLAVLLPGSSALHLPHGSAAEGALLLEQAAGSSDEGVVVVDAATDDDLARLAESIALVGPHAIPVGAAGLASAMSHAWSSSQPPAVERPQHANRVVVVVSSLHDVSRAQADHLVHSLPSERIRVLAPSLDEILGPDAVSTWAERELAQSPMLPEVVVIASPTARPAQAPGAPSSTALVAESLATITELVFEQVEVDAMLLLGGEGARTVLGRLGTASLLIRAAIREGIPIGSLEGGAADGITVVTKAGGFGDEASVTDIVLELLQP, translated from the coding sequence ATGCCGCAGCTCTCCACCGCATCGACGGCCGCCCCTGTGGGGATCGTCGCCGACGATCTGACCGGTGCAACCGATTCTGCGGTGCAGTTCGCACGCGACGGCTGGCAGGCGCGGCTCGCGCTCACGGCTGCGTCGCGGGTGGCGATCGATCCCGGATCGGTCGCAGCGGTGGTCACGGATGCGCGTGCACAGGACGCGGCGGATGCGCGAGCGTCGACCGCGCAGGCCGTGACGGCGCTACGAGACGGCGGTGCGCAGCGCCTCTTCGTGAAGATCGACTCCACGATGCGTGGATCGGTGAGCGCTCAAGCCCGCGGCGCGATCGAAGCGTGGTCCGTGGAGCATCCGGGCGCCTTCGCAATCGTGTGCTCGGCGTATCCGGCAATGGGCCGCACCGTCGAGCACGGTCGTCTGCTCGTGCACGGCGAGGGCGTCCACACCACAGCGGTGGGCACCGACCCGGTCACGCCTGTCTCCACGAGCGACCTTGCTGTGCTGCTGCCCGGCAGCTCGGCCCTGCACCTGCCGCACGGCTCGGCGGCGGAAGGCGCGCTGCTGCTCGAGCAGGCTGCGGGCAGCAGCGACGAGGGGGTCGTGGTGGTCGATGCGGCCACGGATGACGACCTCGCGCGGCTCGCCGAGTCGATCGCCCTTGTCGGGCCGCACGCCATCCCGGTGGGTGCGGCGGGGCTTGCCTCCGCGATGTCGCACGCGTGGTCGTCGTCGCAGCCGCCCGCCGTCGAGCGGCCCCAGCACGCGAATCGCGTCGTGGTGGTCGTCAGCTCGCTCCACGACGTCTCTCGCGCGCAGGCCGACCACCTCGTGCATTCGCTGCCCTCCGAACGCATCCGAGTGCTCGCCCCGAGCCTCGACGAGATCCTCGGGCCGGATGCGGTCAGCACATGGGCTGAGCGCGAGCTCGCGCAGTCACCGATGCTGCCCGAGGTGGTGGTGATCGCTTCGCCGACCGCGCGTCCCGCGCAGGCGCCGGGCGCGCCGTCCTCCACCGCGCTCGTCGCCGAGAGCCTGGCCACGATCACCGAGCTGGTGTTCGAGCAGGTCGAGGTCGACGCGATGCTGCTGCTCGGTGGCGAGGGGGCCCGCACCGTGCTGGGCCGACTCGGCACCGCGTCGCTCCTCATCCGCGCCGCCATTCGCGAAGGCATCCCGATCGGGAGCCTCGAGGGCGGTGCGGCCGATGGCATCACCGTGGTGACGAAGGCCGGCGGCTTCGGCGACGAAGCATCCGTCACCGACATCGTCCTGGAGCTCCTCCAACCATGA
- a CDS encoding 2-keto-3-deoxygluconate permease yields MAAESRIKSRVPLFDGMNKIPGGLMLIPLILGSIVGTFFPGFLEMGNFTTALFKDSALPLIGVLIFATGMQITLRTSGPVLATTGTILLTKSIIPATLVVLLGSFTGLDGVLGVSILALIVIMDNSNGGLWLAFTGRYGNSSDRGAYMASAMNDGPFFSMLFLGAAGLADIPVTLLIAAIIPLLAGVIVGNLDARWTEIMRPVPNIVIPFFAFALGTGINLGNVVSGGLSGILVGVVAVLITGTFAYFGYRWILRRGKQSGIGIASATTAGNAIATPAIIAGADPSFAPYMEVATAQVASAVLVSAVFAPLLAAWVLKRQAGLQENEPDAGSGDEIAESKTV; encoded by the coding sequence ATGGCAGCCGAATCGCGCATCAAGAGTCGCGTCCCCCTGTTCGACGGCATGAACAAGATCCCGGGCGGGCTAATGCTGATCCCGCTGATCCTCGGCTCGATCGTGGGCACCTTCTTCCCCGGCTTCCTGGAGATGGGCAACTTCACCACCGCGCTGTTCAAGGACAGCGCGCTGCCGCTCATCGGTGTGCTGATCTTCGCGACCGGCATGCAGATCACGCTGCGCACGTCGGGGCCCGTGCTCGCGACGACCGGCACGATCCTGCTGACGAAGTCGATCATCCCGGCGACGCTCGTCGTGCTCCTCGGTAGCTTCACCGGTCTCGACGGCGTGCTCGGGGTGTCGATCCTCGCGCTGATCGTCATCATGGACAACAGCAATGGCGGCCTGTGGCTCGCGTTCACGGGTCGCTACGGCAACTCCTCCGACCGCGGTGCCTACATGGCATCGGCCATGAACGACGGACCGTTCTTCTCCATGCTGTTCCTCGGCGCCGCCGGCCTCGCCGACATCCCCGTCACGCTGCTGATCGCGGCGATCATCCCGCTGCTCGCGGGCGTCATCGTCGGCAACCTCGACGCGCGCTGGACCGAGATCATGCGCCCGGTGCCGAACATCGTCATCCCCTTCTTCGCCTTCGCGCTCGGTACGGGCATCAACCTCGGCAACGTGGTCAGCGGCGGCCTGTCGGGCATCCTGGTCGGCGTCGTCGCCGTGCTGATCACCGGCACCTTCGCCTACTTCGGCTACCGCTGGATCCTGCGCCGCGGCAAGCAGTCGGGCATCGGCATCGCATCGGCGACCACGGCGGGCAACGCCATCGCCACGCCCGCGATCATCGCTGGTGCCGATCCCAGCTTCGCGCCATACATGGAGGTGGCGACCGCGCAGGTCGCCTCGGCGGTGCTGGTCTCCGCGGTGTTCGCACCGCTGTTGGCCGCGTGGGTGCTCAAGCGGCAGGCCGGGCTGCAGGAGAACGAACCGGATGCAGGCTCGGGCGACGAGATCGCCGAGTCGAAGACGGTCTGA
- a CDS encoding antibiotic biosynthesis monooxygenase, giving the protein MAARAARSRGNISLEVARDLERPHVFTIVEVYEGRDAFTAHRESAHFASIGKMQIIPLLESRVVVGYEGDGVIG; this is encoded by the coding sequence ATTGCTGCGCGAGCCGCCAGGAGTCGAGGCAACATCTCGCTCGAGGTCGCTCGCGACCTCGAGCGCCCGCACGTGTTCACGATCGTCGAGGTCTATGAGGGCCGGGATGCGTTCACCGCGCATCGCGAGAGCGCCCACTTCGCCTCGATCGGCAAGATGCAGATCATCCCGCTGCTGGAGAGCCGCGTGGTCGTCGGCTACGAGGGGGACGGCGTCATCGGCTGA
- a CDS encoding SDR family oxidoreductase, with product MTNTPPLRSAIVTGGGGGIGSVIARRLAETGYAVVVADTSEEAAARVAASLHIEDGAAGHAVVAGDLTLRAVNRRAVDAAIDLAPLGAIVNAVGIAPKDAGMKREFQDISEDEWDLIMAVNVKAPMLLVQEALAHLPVDGTASIVNLLSITSKLGTGGRREDTFPPLLPSSVAYAASKAALQNMTASLGREFASRRIRVNGVAPGFVATTMTGGMPDEQTRTMTAQIPMARFGQPDEIADAIEFLLSPKAAYITGASLDINGGMLTC from the coding sequence ATGACGAACACTCCACCACTCCGGTCAGCGATCGTCACGGGCGGCGGCGGGGGAATCGGAAGCGTCATCGCACGCCGCCTCGCTGAGACCGGCTACGCCGTCGTCGTTGCAGACACCAGCGAAGAAGCCGCAGCGCGGGTTGCAGCATCGCTGCACATCGAGGACGGCGCCGCCGGGCACGCGGTCGTCGCGGGCGACCTCACGCTCCGCGCAGTGAACAGGCGCGCTGTCGACGCTGCCATCGATCTCGCGCCGCTCGGCGCGATCGTGAATGCGGTGGGCATCGCCCCGAAGGATGCCGGGATGAAACGAGAGTTCCAGGACATCTCAGAGGACGAGTGGGATCTCATCATGGCGGTCAACGTGAAGGCGCCGATGCTGCTCGTGCAGGAGGCGCTTGCCCACCTGCCCGTCGACGGAACAGCGAGCATCGTCAACCTGCTCTCCATCACATCGAAGCTCGGCACCGGAGGGCGTCGTGAAGACACCTTCCCACCCTTGCTGCCCTCCTCCGTCGCCTACGCGGCCTCGAAAGCGGCACTGCAGAACATGACGGCGTCGCTCGGCCGTGAGTTCGCGAGCCGCCGCATCCGCGTCAACGGCGTAGCCCCGGGATTCGTCGCAACGACGATGACGGGCGGCATGCCCGACGAGCAGACGCGCACGATGACAGCGCAGATCCCGATGGCACGATTCGGTCAGCCTGACGAGATCGCCGATGCGATCGAGTTCCTCCTCTCGCCCAAGGCGGCCTACATCACCGGTGCCAGCCTCGACATCAACGGCGGCATGCTCACCTGCTGA